The Salvia splendens isolate huo1 chromosome 20, SspV2, whole genome shotgun sequence nucleotide sequence tatcatattgtgcaatatgatacatgctaacatTATATTCGTGACATAATTACTCGGTGTCGAATCAAATGAGATATACTACTCGGTGACAGCGCTCTTTTCGTACTCAATCCAATCACTCGTGAATTTTTTGAgcttcctcctcaacctgcacgtagGAGCATATTTTTGGGTTTAGAGTGAGCAATTTAAGTGGACAATATAAAATTTTCTCCCTTTGATTTGACACCGAGTAATTATGTCATGAATTAACTGTCACATAAAGTTAATTAATATTTCTAGTCCTTGTATGAGATATAAATATCATTTGTTATGAAAATGCATGCAACATTTTGATAGTTGaaataaaagattaattaagCATCATTCTGACTTAGAAAATATATGCAGTTATTCCAAGTAGTATGTTAATCAACAACTCTTACAATGCCTAGCTTTAGCATTTTCAATTCTGCTCAAATATCACATAGTGAAGGTGTAAATTCTGGATTATGTGCAAAACTCTGTGAAGGGGAAACAGGATCAGCGTGTATTCGACAGTTTCGTGAAATTTCTAGTCCGTACGCCCTTTTCTAAGTTATAGTATATTCATATTCGGAAAGGCAAAGGAGAAAAGACGAGCACCATAGCAGTTTAAGTTAAAATTTTGCTAGAACTAATGAACCATGGCATACAACCATGACAACAATTGCTTGGTACGAAGAAAGTGTATGGTCGACTTTACAGAGCATCATCATCACCTTCAGGGTGCTCGTTAAGCTTACATACATCGATGAACTTCTGGACTGCATTATGATACTGCGTACCCtgcaaaataaattacatatagaaaatattagAAGTGCTGCCCTCACAAGTGTTGGTGACAAATCTGATAGAGCTGAACATGACGCCTCAATCTTGATACCAACGATTAACTAACAACGACTGATATGTTACCTCCCAATAAAGTTGATTGCAGTCCATGCACTGCCAAAACTCCAAATTTCGGTTGAACAAGCAGTTTGGAATCACTTGAAATCCCTTAGCAGCTTCAACGGCTTCTTGAGTTGTTAAAGGTTTCTGGAtgaacttcccattgcatttaGTGCACCTCGACATTAACTGATCCTCAGAAATCTTAAGCTGGAATGTCTCGATCACCTGTAGATCTCAAGAAGACCATGTTAAGACGACCAAGCCACTATATTGGACGTACGTAAGGGTTACCTCGAGTAGCTGGTCATTCTTAAGGAGACTTTTCAGCCTGTATATTTGATTCTTTATCAAATACTCATGCCTTAGAATCTTGGCATCCCGAGTCAAGAGCACTCTCTTCTCCTTTTGTGCTTGATCAATTAAGTCCCTggagaaaataaatactagaaatttTAGTCGAGTACACTTATCTTCTTGAATTCTACATAACATTTTTATGGCTTTTTGGAGGAAATGCATTATAAAATACTTATGAGTTGCAATGTTCGAACACTGATGAGAAATGCACCTGGTATCAGGCTTCCTTAAATGCGGAATTGCAGCATCTATCCCAACACAACGTAAATGTTTTGCTAAACCTTCGACCTGACAGTTTTCACATCAGATTCACACACTGAGCATTCAGTAACCTAACATAATGAATAGAAAGGGTATGATATAACCACGAAAATTGCTGTGAATATCATACAGTGTTTAAACCAATATAAGTAATCACGTACCATCACGTCACACAGAAATTTGGGGCACGAGTCACCTCCTGCAGATGGATCCCATGGAGGAGGGCCTTGCCAGTCTTCTACAATTTCACTGGTTTTGGGTTTCGATATTATATTTTTAGCTTTCTTTTTGGAAGTTTTGGGCTTCCGGTCAGAATCCTTTAGCAATATTCTATCACCATGCTTCCTGACTACCCACAGGAAGCTATCATCTACTTGTTTGTTAAGATCGTTCGACTTCATGGAACCAGCCTCCTCAATCGTCTGTATGCTATCTAATTCAGGCATAGTTGCGCGGATCATGTTTGAAGCTTCTACAAGTGTGGCTCTCGTTATAATGTTATCTCCACTTGATATCTGGAACATCTCCTTCAGCCCCGGATCAGATGGCTGAGACGATTTTCCTGCTCCAAACATGAACGGAAATCAAAATATTAGATCATCCAGATTAGAGCGAAAGTGATGCAATATTTTCAATAACATAATCAGCCCTCAACTTGCAAAATTTATTTCAGTTAGTTCTTTACAATGAGTTGACAACTCTTTCAAAACCAACCAATTTCAGACGAAAGGAAGTTGTCCACCAAAAAAACAAACTTGTTTCAAAACAAGTAGTATCATGTAGTAATTGAGCATCACATAAAGGCATTCCAAATAAATGTTTACATGAATCAGAAGAGCCCCAACCTTCTCTAACAACCTTTGCGTGGAACACGTTAAATATCTTGACCAAACAATGAGCATCTGCAGCTGCATATTTCTTCTGCTCTTCAGTTAGAGGACGTTGAGACCAGTCACTACACTGAAGCTCCTGAAAACACCACGAGAAACCAAACGAATAAAATTTTCAGATATCCAGATTGGAAAAGAAGCTAAATGCATCTTATACTCCAATTGACAACATACATACCTTCGAGAGAGAGATCCCTAAAACTTCTTCACAGATTGTTGCCAAACTCTTTGTTTGCTTCGGTGTCCTTCGCCCCTGTTGCTTCGTTTGTATTTGATTGTATATTGCACTGATGTCGATAAAAGGTTCGACCTGTACACGATAACTCATTAACCTCAAAACAACACAATGACACAGAGCCACAAGTACTGTAACCGGCAACAATTTATGATCACAAATTCAATTTGACAAAACAATTTAGTAAAGAATTGTCATAAGATAATACTCCAATCAACTTCAAATGCATGATTTTTCGAAAAAATTCCCAGTCAATCTTACTATTGGAAAGAAAAACAGGCAAACCAAAAACAAGTGCTTATTCTCTTTGCAAATTCGGCATAATTCTAACTACAAATGCATGATAATTCGAAGAAATTCCCAAATGTTTTAAACTGAATTCAAACATGAATAGTTCAATACTTCAATACACAATACAATTGGATAATGTGCGAATTCCTAAATCATTTACTGCCTAATTAATGGTTAATAAATCGAAATTAAATACCTCAAATGAAATCAATGATTTTGCCCAAAATGCAACAAAATAACGTATGCAATCAAAGCTCACCCTATCAAAACCAGGAGCGCAGGCGCGGTCGCAAAAGGTGGACGAAAGGTAAACCAAGTCCTGCTTGAATCGAAACCCTAACTTTAAAACATTGGGCGCTACAAACACTTGTTTCAGCAGCTCGTAAACCGGGGGAATGTCAATGGTTTGGAGATCGATGAGGAAGACCGGCGACTCGGGCGCGTCGACAAGTAGGCACGCGATTTGGAGGAGGGAGACGGCGGGGAAGGTGGAGGCCTGGCGATTGGGCTTCCATTCGGCGTCGAGTCCGATGACGAAGGAGTGAGTCAAGGCGTGAGTCAGGTGAGCGAACTCGGGCGAGTCATGGGCGGTGACTAGGTGGATCGATAGCTCTTGTTTTTCTACTTCCATCAATAAAGTTTGAAAATCAATATTGACTCATTTTTTGGGATATATGGGCTTAATTgggtccaatttttttttattagtaattttttaaaatatattcctaTACTAACAATTTTGTACTAGTGGATATGcctaaaaattatactccacaaAAAATATTCATGTTTTCGAGTGAAATCGAGTTGATGATATACGCAATGAGCcgcataaattaaaaataagttgTGGGTTATTACtaaatgaaattttattattgatggcaaaataagaaaatatattctaaaatggaaatgagGAATGAGTTTTTAACTAGTAGGATTGTTTGTGAcgaaattcattttattttgctttatgaaaaatattttatcaaccAAAAACAATAGATTCCCATAAATTAAAGCAACTTTATAATTGACGTTGTAATTCGTTACAAAAGCACCTTTTCAACCGCCAAAGTTGTTAGCACAGAAATATAATTGGAAAAATGCcataacaataaaataatgaatggttaaaataataaataatactgTATTGATTTATTTGCATGCGATGAAGAAATAAGAATATATCGCTCCACTTGTCCAAATACATTGTATTCATGTGCACCAacgtaattaaattagtagaactatttaataaatttcaaacttaacCTAAAATACTAACCATCCATTTAATGTGGCTTTCTAAGTTTTTGAAATCTCTATTTACTTTTGTCTGAAAATATATAGGATTATATAGtgttcttttattttctctcgTTTCTTAATACGACTTTATTTATCCACCAGCAATATTCCTGATATTCGACTTTTTCAGAAAAGGTAAAGTACACCGAATTGGAAAAAAGCAATTATATCGATTTTCTATAACGAGACAAATTACATAATTTCATTTAGAAGATGGAAGGAATAATAAATTTAGACAAATCACAATTTACTAGAAATAAATAGTCCGTCACGACACGTGGATTGGGCGCTAAAATAGCAAGTAATACCGCGAAAATCAATTTACCCGCGCACACAGCTTTTCCCCATTTCTCTCTCTTAAATTCCCCCATTTCTTAAACCAAATGCGAAAACCCTCATTCTTCTCCATTGCTTTCTCTCTCATTGAATTCTCCACGCCATTGAAATGGCGTCGCTGAGGAAGAGGACCCAGGCTCCGAAGCCAGCTAATGACGCCAAGATCGCTCCCAAAAAGCGGCCCAGATCGAAGAAGCGAGAATCGGAGGATTACAGCGACACGCAATGCGAGAAATGCGGGTCGGGCGAGTACCCGTCGGAGCTCCTGTTGTGCGATGAATGTGACCGTGGATTCCACCTCTTCTGCCTCCGGCCGGTTCTGGTCGCTGTTCCCAGAGGCAGCTGGTTCTGCCCCTCTTGCTCCAATCAACCAAATCCTCCAAGTATGTTTATTGATTTCGTTTTATTTTGATGAAATTTGGGGCTGAtttagtgttttttttattttgtatctGATGAATGGTGTGTAATTGCGTCATTTGACTCATTTCTTGAAATTGAGTTTCCCAGTTGTGTAAAGATTCAACCTTTTGCTCGGAAAATGGGTAATTCACAAGGGAAAGCATACATTTTGCAatgaaattgagattgagtGACATATCTACCTCTATCTATTGCCGTTTTCAATGTACTTATCGATTTCTGTAGGTCTGTTGTGAAATGGAGTGttaattactactccatttCTTAGTCTTTGCACAAGAATGGAGAACACCATAGCTGTGTTAATTCAGTTCAAAGGTCTTTTGCAATGTTTTCTGCATATTTTAGAGTTAAGTTTTGTGTTATTTCCAATGAGATTGTTtacattttattgattttgatttatattgtTCTACAGTATGTGCTTTTTAAACATTATCTACTCTCTGTTGACTGTTGAGAAACATTATCTATCTTTAGTCGCATCACTTTACTAGAACTCAACACTTGACATTATTGCTACTTTGCCATGTGGTTTATGAGAAATAATTGCTTATTGTCTTAAACAGTGTATATTTTGTTTCTAAGTTGGTCTTGATTTTTCATTAAATGGATTTTAGTTCCAAGGAACTGATCAGTATCTTCTGCTAAATATGAAATTTGCACCAGGGAAGGCATTAGTACAAAACTTTGCATGTCATTAACAAGCTCCATTGAAATGATCGAATGTAATTTCGTGCAGTCCTCAAGTCATATCTTGTCATGTTTATGATTtgttcttatattttatttctcttgACCATGTTATGTGACTTGGCttgaaaaaatatcaatttcCAGGTTGATATGCTGATTATTGATTGTATTAGATCATGAGATTGCATTATAATTAGGTTGGTTGGGCTTGCAGATTTGACTCTTGTGCAAACCAAAATAGTTGATTTTTTCCGCATACAAAGGTCTTCACGACCTGCCGAAAAGCTCAGTCAAGGTAAAAGGCATCACTTGGTTACATCATAGTAACATAATTGTTAGAGTTGCTGGCTCTTAATGATATGTGTTCTCTGTTTATCATTCTTAGAatgtaaaaagaaaagaaggcGAACTGGTGGCTTAGTGATGtcgaagaagagaaggaagttATTGCCTTTCATTCCAACTGAGGATTCTGATAGGAGATTGGAACAGATGGCATCTTTAGCTACAGCCCTGAATGCAACTGGGGCGGAATTCAGCAACGAGCTGACTTATACTTCGGGCATGGCTCCAAGATCAGCAAATTGTGCTACTCTTGAAAGAGACGGAATGCAGGTACTTTCAAATGCTATTTATCTATCTTGTCTGATATTAAGATTGTTGGGTTAGGTTATTCGTTGCAAGAGAAACAAGATTTAGTCTCTAGAGACAAACAACGTCATATACCTTGGTATTGAGCCCTTTAAGGAATCGACACGCTGCCCACCCACTGCCAATAACAACCACCCGAGGCTTCTCACCGGGCTTTGTTGCTTCAAGGGTAGGATACTTAAGATTCTCACATTGCAATCATCAAATTTCACGTTTGAGGTTGTGGAGGAGCTCATAGGGCTGATAGAAATTGATATACGAGTATTTTTATTAGCGAACTTTCCCTTTGAACTTGGTCTAGAGACCTTGATACCCCTTCTATGCGAAATCTCACATCTCATTTTGTCATTAGCTATAATCTGCTATATTGCGGAAGTctgtattttattttggttaTGGCATTTTAATCACTGTACATTTCCTGAATTATTAGGTTATGTCAAAAGATGACACAGAAACTTTGAATCTCTGTAAGACTATGATGGAACGAGGTGAATGGCCACCTCTTATGGTTGTGTTTGATCCACGCGAAGGGTGAGTattctttcatctttcatgcTCATTCCTGTGTTATTGTGGTTATGCTGCAAGCCTcaactgtttttcttttctcgATTGGAATAGATTCACTGTGGAAGCAGATAGATGCATTCGAGACTTGACAATAATCACTGAGTATATTGGAGATGTTGATTTCCTGAAAAATCGAGAGCATGATGATGGTGATAGCATGATGACTCTTCTCACTGCTGCTGACATTTCTAAAAGTCTCGTTATCTGTCCAGATAAGCGAAGCAACATTGCTCGGTTCATCAATGGAATCAACAACCATGTTCAGTACGTTAATACTTATTCGCATAAAAGTCAGTTGGTTAGAGTTCCTATATATGACTGAAAAAAGTTGAATCACTGTCTCATTCGTTGGTTTTTTGTCGGTTTTCTATTATCCCTTTGAATAGTAAGCATTATATGAGTGAGCTCTGCTGATATTCACCTATCCTCTGACACAGCGGTGGGAAGAAGAAGCAAAATGTGAAGTGTTTGAGGTTTGATGTCAATGGTGAGTGCCGTGTTCTCTTGATTGCAAGCCGTGACATCAGAAAAGGGGAGAGGCTATACTACGACTACAATGGATACGAAAATGAGTATCCTACAGAGCATTTTGTCTGACCCCATCGGAGCTCCTTGGTGTTTCTGTTAACCACCTTTTTCCTTCTCCGGTCTAACTTTCGGATACATAACAGCTACATTTATTTTGAAACGCGCTCACCTCCAGGAAGGAGGCTCTGTAGCTGGTGCTGACATAACCATTTTGTAATGTTTTTGTTATAATTTGGCACAAGCATTCTTGACATTATCTATTGCCATTGAAAGAAGATGAACATAGTTTTTTCATTTCTGTCTCAAGTTTTCAGGCAATGAAATTGTTGTAGAAACAATACTGCATATTTTTTGTCTTGTTTACAGATTCATTTTGTCAAGTTGAAGAGAGCTGGGGTACATTGTACCCATAGGCTGTATTTACTTTGTGTATATTGACAAAATATatgatttgaatctttgatgGATTAGATTATCAACCTAGTTCAAAGCTAATCATAGTAAACATACATTGGTAGATGAAAATTCTTGTAGCACATCACATATATTGAGCACTTAAATGTCAAAAATAAGATCAATGTTAGGggattctttctattttttctttccgAAGTGGTATGTCTAGAATATCAacattctctttcttttttcttattctaACTCATTATAAGTTTATTCTCATAAATCACATTTCTTACCACGTTGATTCCTAATTAAATTTACCTTGACTAAACctgaatatatattaaatattcatCCTGCATATGTATCGCTAATTTAATTTTTCCTAATTATCTATTTAATTGGCCAAATATATAGGTGGACCTGCCCAAGGtttaccgaaccggcggttaaaacCAAAACCGTagccgccggttacggttccgaacAGAAACCGTCGATTTTTGAACCGtgttcggttcaggttcaaaaattttggaaccgaaaccgtgccgtAACCGCGAAAAACCACCGGAAAACCGTGAAACAAGCCGGAACCGCAAAAACCTAATggttcggaaccgtgaaaaaccataaaaaaccgtcggtttcggttttggaaatttccgaaccggaaccgaacagCAAGGGCGTGTttcgcggttccggttccaaaaccgccggtttcggttaCGGTTCTGAACCGacggttttggaaccggaaccacgaaacaccctcgcggttcggttccggttcggaaatTTCCAAAACCTGAACTGGCGGTTCCTaaaccgtgggcacctctaggtatatatattcattgaaatgtaatttaatttgactAATTTTGGCCAATAATTAAATTTCTCAACTAACATGAGCCTATATTTTAGAACCACGAGATTAAGTAATTGCATTTTttgtatgatttttattttattaattttggaatTCAACATATGCAATATATTGTCTTCTGTATCATAACTTTAATTCGACCAAATTGAATTAATCAAAAAATATTTGTAGGAGTTCTGCAAGCAGTAAATATTGCTTTTCGCGAAAAAATTGGGCTAGAAATAAAGGCCCAAGAAAGTCCTTAATATCAAGTTCAAAATTCTATCTCCATAATCAGCCCAAATTCTTAATATTGAAATGTCCAATTAAAATCAGAATGCTTAATTTTGAAATGTCCAATTAAATATAAGTAGTAATGTTTTAACAAGGTAAAGATGTGACAGAAGGAGCAGGCAGCCACCTAAATAACCAAAAATCAATACACCCAATTATttaatgagagagaaagagtaattatgatttatgaatcAATTATAGGACCACACTATTCTTAGTCTACATCAATCCCACCTTATGCAAATCTTGAATTTATATAGGGTGGTCCATTTAAAGCCCTTTTTGCCACTAGTCACTACTCACAAACCTTTGGtttctctctcacacaccaATTGTACCATATTATATTGAAAGCCAAATTATcataaaatttatgaaattcGGTTAAATTTTGGTCCATCACAACAAATAATACGATTGCCTATGTGTTATATATTGATGAAGCTTTTCAAACAAACGACACCGTTTTATTTATGAATATACAACATCATTTAACTTATTAGCGGTGATGTCGACCTATGATTTCTAGGTTTCCTATCAGATACAATTTGATCCAAATTTCTTAACATGGATAATAGAGAAcaaactcaaattttattatttttctaactgattaatttttaaagttgcagaacgtaccaaaatttgatcaaatttcctAAATTTTTTTTGACAATTTACCTTATAATCAAACCAACAAATTTTTCTCTCCCAATTCAGATTTTCTTATCACTTTGGATATATATGggatcatatattcatatttacCTTGCAACATCACAATTTTGACTTGGCCATGCTATACAGCCATAGACAATGATTATAATCATTAATGTAGCATGCAATTTAATTCGGAAAATGAATTATAGTGGTCCTCTTTGGTAGGAAAATTAACGTGGTTGTAAGTATTTAGGATTTACAAGAGCTCAGATCCCTAAAACTCATTTATAGagcattttttatgttttcttaaatcaactatttatattttcttctttCACTAGTGTAAATTCAACATATGTATAAAACAGTTTTTTATGTTTAGGGTCTCAAGTATATTTTCTTGATACTTAATTGTTCAGTACATCTCAGGTAATTTTATTTCTAGCATCATCTTTTcttagatttttattatttttaagtaAAATGTGCACGATTTATTTTATTGGACTCTTGAGAAATTGTTTTAGAAATCGGCACCAGAATTTAGGTTTCGGCCCACTTACAAAGAtatgaagattttttttttctttcgtaatggaatagtatattttattactcaACAATTTATATATTGCCCTtgattttacaataaaatattaaagaatgaaaaattatttatatgacATAATTATTTACTGGTGGTTCCAACTCATTAGAGTATGTGCACAAGATATTGGGAAAATCTCAAAATTAATCTGCATTTTATTCAAGATTTGCCTTTCTTGTTATATGAAAACGTTGGTCATATTTGATTAAATCAAAGTTATAAAGATATTAATTTAGATTTATATTGAAAATGGAAACCTAATAATGGAGCCATTATAGACCATAAAATTGAATAATGCTCCCCTACCTTTCATCCAATCCTGAAAATCATTGGCAGCCAATTACATTCAATAATTATCCACTCAAATTTCCCAAATAGTCATCCATAGTATTGAAATTAAATCCCACAATCGAAAGTTTGTTGCCCTTTAATACTCTCTTTATCTATCAATAATGTATATGGATTGACTATATTGGAAACtattttatgtaaaaatatGAGACCTTATGTTTCATTAAACATT carries:
- the LOC121780604 gene encoding histone-lysine N-methyltransferase ATXR6-like translates to MASLRKRTQAPKPANDAKIAPKKRPRSKKRESEDYSDTQCEKCGSGEYPSELLLCDECDRGFHLFCLRPVLVAVPRGSWFCPSCSNQPNPPNLTLVQTKIVDFFRIQRSSRPAEKLSQECKKKRRRTGGLVMSKKRRKLLPFIPTEDSDRRLEQMASLATALNATGAEFSNELTYTSGMAPRSANCATLERDGMQVMSKDDTETLNLCKTMMERGEWPPLMVVFDPREGFTVEADRCIRDLTIITEYIGDVDFLKNREHDDGDSMMTLLTAADISKSLVICPDKRSNIARFINGINNHVHGGKKKQNVKCLRFDVNGECRVLLIASRDIRKGERLYYDYNGYENEYPTEHFV
- the LOC121782811 gene encoding uncharacterized protein LOC121782811 isoform X1; amino-acid sequence: MEVEKQELSIHLVTAHDSPEFAHLTHALTHSFVIGLDAEWKPNRQASTFPAVSLLQIACLLVDAPESPVFLIDLQTIDIPPVYELLKQVFVAPNVLKLGFRFKQDLVYLSSTFCDRACAPGFDRVEPFIDISAIYNQIQTKQQGRRTPKQTKSLATICEEVLGISLSKELQCSDWSQRPLTEEQKKYAAADAHCLVKIFNVFHAKVVREGKSSQPSDPGLKEMFQISSGDNIITRATLVEASNMIRATMPELDSIQTIEEAGSMKSNDLNKQVDDSFLWVVRKHGDRILLKDSDRKPKTSKKKAKNIISKPKTSEIVEDWQGPPPWDPSAGGDSCPKFLCDVMVEGLAKHLRCVGIDAAIPHLRKPDTRDLIDQAQKEKRVLLTRDAKILRHEYLIKNQIYRLKSLLKNDQLLEVIETFQLKISEDQLMSRCTKCNGKFIQKPLTTQEAVEAAKGFQVIPNCLFNRNLEFWQCMDCNQLYWEGTQYHNAVQKFIDVCKLNEHPEGDDDAL
- the LOC121782811 gene encoding uncharacterized protein LOC121782811 isoform X2, producing MEVEKQELSIHLVTAHDSPEFAHLTHALTHSFVIGLDAEWKPNRQASTFPAVSLLQIACLLVDAPESPVFLIDLQTIDIPPVYELLKQVFVAPNVLKLGFRFKQDLVYLSSTFCDRACAPGFDRVEPFIDISAIYNQIQTKQQGRRTPKQTKSLATICEEVLGISLSKELQCSDWSQRPLTEEQKKYAAADAHCLVKIFNVFHAKVVREGKSSQPSDPGLKEMFQISSGDNIITRATLVEASNMIRATMPELDSIQTIEEAGSMKSNDLNKQVDDSFLWVVRKHGDRILLKDSDRKPKTSKKKAKNIISKPKTSEIVEDWQGPPPWDPSAGGDSCPKFLCDVMVEGLAKHLRCVGIDAAIPHLRKPDTRDLIDQAQKEKRVLLTRDAKILRHEYLIKNQIYRLKSLLKNDQLLEVIETFQLKISEDQLMSRCTKCNGKFIQKPLTTQEAVEAAKGFQVIPNCLFNRNLEFWQCMDCNQLYWEGTQYHNAVQKFIDVCKLNEHPEG